One window from the genome of Helicobacter pylori encodes:
- the uvrA gene encoding excinuclease ABC subunit UvrA: MQHKTIMDKIIIQGARENNLKNIFLEIPKNQFIVFTGLSGSGKSTLAFDTLYAEGQRRYLESLSSYARQFLDKVGKPNVDKIEGLTPAIAIDQKTTSKNPRSTVGTITEIYDYLRLLFARVGEQFCPTCLEPISSMSASDIISQICHLEENSKIIILAPIIKDKKGSFNDKLESLRLKGYVRAFVDGVMVRLDEEIHLHKTKKHTIEAVVDRVVINSENSSRIASAVEKALKESYGELEVEILQDNAPSIRKHYSEHKACFKCKMSFEELEPLSFSFNSPKGACESCLGLGTKFSLDISKILDPNTPLNQGAIKVIFGYNRSYYAQMFEGFCAYNGIDSALCFNELNKEQQDALLYGNGTEISFHFKNSPLKRPWKGIIQIAYDMFKEQKDLSDYMSEKTCSSCEGHRLKASSLSVQVAGLKMADFLTKPIEEVYHFFNDPTHFSYLNEQEKKIAEPILKEILERVFFLYDVGLGYLTLGRDARTISGGESQRIRIASQIGSGLTGVLYVLDEPSIGLHEKDTLKLINTLRNLQKKGNTLIVVEHDKETIKHADFVVDIGPKAGRHGGEVVFSGSVKELLQNNHSTALYLNGTKKIERPKFEPPKEKHFLEIKNVNINNIKNLSVQIPLKQLVCITGVSGSGKSSLILQTLLPTAQTLLNHAKKNQSLNGVEIVGLEHLDKVIYLDQAPIGKTPRSNPATYTGVMDEIRILFAEQKEAKILGYSASRFSFNVKGGRCEKCQGDGDIKIEMHFLPDVLVQCDSCKGAKYNPQTLEIKVKGKSIADVLNMSVEEAYEFFAKFPKIAVKLKTLIDVGLGYITLGQNATTLSGGEAQRIKLAKELSKKDTGKTLYILDEPTTGLHFEDVNHLLQVLHSLVALGNSMLVIEHNLDIIKNADYIIDMGPDGGDKGGRVIASGTPLEVAQNCEKTQSYTGKFLALELK; this comes from the coding sequence TTGCAACATAAAACCATTATGGATAAGATCATTATTCAAGGGGCTAGGGAAAACAATCTCAAAAATATCTTTTTAGAAATCCCTAAAAACCAATTTATTGTTTTTACCGGATTAAGCGGTTCGGGTAAATCCACTCTGGCGTTTGATACTTTATACGCTGAAGGCCAAAGGCGCTATTTAGAGAGTTTGTCCAGCTATGCGAGGCAATTTTTAGACAAAGTGGGTAAGCCTAATGTGGATAAAATTGAAGGCCTAACCCCTGCGATTGCTATTGATCAAAAAACCACTTCTAAAAACCCTAGATCCACTGTGGGGACGATCACTGAGATTTATGATTATTTAAGGTTGTTGTTTGCAAGGGTTGGGGAGCAATTTTGCCCCACATGTTTAGAGCCTATTAGTTCTATGAGCGCGAGCGATATTATTTCTCAAATCTGTCATTTAGAAGAAAATTCTAAAATCATTATTCTAGCCCCCATTATTAAAGATAAAAAAGGTTCGTTTAACGATAAATTAGAAAGCTTGCGTTTGAAGGGGTATGTGAGGGCTTTTGTTGATGGGGTGATGGTGCGCTTAGATGAAGAAATCCATTTGCACAAAACCAAAAAACACACCATTGAAGCGGTGGTGGATAGGGTGGTTATCAATAGCGAAAATTCTTCACGGATCGCTAGCGCGGTAGAAAAAGCCCTTAAAGAAAGCTATGGGGAATTAGAAGTGGAAATCTTGCAAGACAACGCGCCAAGCATCAGAAAGCATTACAGCGAGCATAAGGCATGCTTTAAATGCAAGATGAGTTTTGAAGAATTAGAGCCTTTGAGTTTTTCCTTCAATTCGCCTAAAGGGGCGTGTGAGAGCTGTTTGGGTTTGGGGACAAAATTCAGTTTAGACATTAGTAAGATTTTAGATCCTAACACGCCTTTAAATCAAGGAGCGATTAAAGTGATTTTTGGGTATAACCGCAGTTATTACGCTCAAATGTTTGAAGGCTTTTGCGCTTATAATGGCATTGACAGCGCGCTTTGTTTTAACGAATTGAATAAAGAGCAACAGGACGCTCTTTTATATGGGAATGGCACTGAAATCAGCTTTCATTTTAAAAACAGCCCTTTGAAACGCCCCTGGAAAGGCATTATCCAAATCGCTTATGACATGTTTAAAGAGCAAAAGGATTTGAGCGATTACATGAGCGAAAAAACCTGTTCTTCGTGCGAGGGGCATCGTTTGAAAGCTTCCAGTTTGAGCGTCCAAGTCGCTGGCTTGAAAATGGCGGATTTTTTAACTAAGCCCATTGAAGAAGTTTATCACTTTTTTAATGATCCCACGCATTTTAGCTATCTTAACGAGCAAGAAAAAAAGATCGCTGAACCCATTTTAAAAGAGATTTTAGAAAGGGTGTTTTTTTTATACGATGTGGGGCTAGGGTATTTGACTTTAGGGAGGGATGCGCGAACCATTAGCGGAGGGGAGAGCCAAAGGATACGAATCGCTAGTCAAATCGGGAGTGGTTTGACAGGGGTTTTGTATGTTTTAGACGAGCCTAGCATTGGCTTGCATGAAAAAGACACGCTCAAACTCATCAACACCCTTAGGAATTTACAAAAAAAGGGGAACACGCTCATTGTCGTAGAGCATGATAAGGAGACGATTAAGCATGCGGACTTTGTTGTGGATATTGGACCAAAGGCTGGAAGGCATGGGGGTGAAGTGGTTTTTAGCGGGAGCGTGAAAGAATTGTTGCAAAATAACCATTCTACCGCCTTGTATCTCAACGGCACTAAAAAGATTGAGCGCCCCAAATTTGAACCCCCTAAAGAAAAGCATTTTTTAGAAATTAAAAATGTCAATATCAATAACATTAAGAATTTGAGCGTTCAAATCCCTTTAAAACAATTGGTGTGCATTACGGGGGTGAGCGGGAGCGGTAAAAGCTCGCTGATTTTACAAACCCTTTTACCCACCGCTCAAACCCTTTTAAACCATGCTAAAAAAAATCAAAGCTTGAATGGGGTGGAGATTGTAGGGTTGGAGCATTTGGATAAAGTGATTTATTTAGATCAAGCCCCCATAGGCAAAACCCCACGAAGCAACCCTGCCACTTACACGGGAGTGATGGATGAAATCAGGATTTTATTTGCCGAGCAAAAAGAAGCTAAAATTTTAGGCTATAGCGCGAGCCGTTTCAGCTTTAATGTTAAAGGGGGGCGGTGCGAGAAATGCCAAGGCGATGGGGATATTAAAATAGAAATGCACTTTTTGCCTGATGTGTTAGTCCAATGCGATAGCTGTAAGGGCGCTAAATACAACCCCCAAACTTTAGAAATCAAGGTGAAAGGCAAATCCATTGCTGATGTGTTGAACATGAGCGTGGAAGAAGCTTATGAATTTTTTGCTAAATTCCCTAAAATCGCCGTGAAGTTAAAAACGCTTATAGATGTGGGCTTAGGCTATATCACTTTAGGGCAAAACGCTACGACTTTAAGCGGGGGGGAGGCTCAAAGGATCAAATTAGCTAAAGAATTGAGTAAAAAAGACACAGGCAAAACCCTTTATATTTTAGATGAGCCCACCACCGGTTTGCATTTTGAAGACGTGAATCACCTTTTACAGGTTTTGCATTCTTTAGTGGCATTAGGCAATTCCATGCTAGTGATTGAGCATAATTTAGACATTATCAAAAACGCTGACTACATTATAGACATGGGGCCTGATGGGGGGGATAAAGGCGGGAGAGTCATTGCGAGCGGCACGCCTTTAGAGGTGGCACAAAATTGCGAAAAAACCCAAAGCTATACGGGAAAATTTTTAGCTTTGGAATTGAAATAG
- the hopE gene encoding Hop family outer membrane protein HopE: MEFMKKFVALGLLSAVLSSSLLAEGDGVYIGTNYQLGQARLNSNIYNTGDCTGSVVGCPPGLTANKYNPGHTNINWHAKYANGALNGLGLNVGYKKFFQFKSFDMTSKWFGFRVYGLFDYGHATLGKQVYAPNKIQLDMVSWGVGSDLLADIIDNDNASFGVFGGVAIGGNTWKSSAANYWKEQIIEAKGPDVCTPTYCNPNAPYSTKTSTVAFQVWLNFGVRANIYKHNGVEFGVRVPLLINKFLSAGPNATNLYYHLKRDYSLYLGYNYTF; the protein is encoded by the coding sequence ATGGAATTTATGAAAAAGTTTGTAGCTTTAGGGCTTCTATCCGCAGTTTTAAGCTCTTCGTTGTTAGCCGAAGGTGATGGTGTTTATATAGGGACTAATTATCAGCTTGGACAAGCCCGTTTGAATAGTAATATTTATAACACAGGGGATTGCACAGGGAGTGTTGTAGGTTGCCCCCCAGGTCTTACCGCTAATAAGTATAATCCAGGACATACCAATATCAACTGGCATGCTAAATACGCTAATGGGGCTTTGAATGGTCTTGGGTTGAATGTGGGTTATAAGAAGTTTTTCCAGTTCAAGTCTTTTGATATGACAAGCAAGTGGTTTGGTTTTAGAGTGTATGGGCTTTTTGATTACGGGCATGCCACTTTAGGCAAGCAAGTTTATGCACCCAATAAAATCCAGTTGGATATGGTCTCTTGGGGTGTGGGGAGCGATTTGTTAGCTGATATTATTGATAACGATAACGCTTCTTTTGGTGTTTTTGGTGGGGTCGCTATCGGCGGTAACACTTGGAAAAGCTCAGCGGCAAACTATTGGAAAGAGCAAATCATTGAAGCTAAAGGTCCTGATGTTTGCACCCCTACTTATTGCAACCCTAACGCTCCTTATAGCACCAAAACTTCAACCGTTGCTTTTCAAGTATGGTTGAATTTTGGCGTGAGAGCCAATATCTACAAGCATAACGGCGTAGAGTTTGGCGTGAGAGTGCCTCTACTCATCAACAAGTTTTTGAGTGCGGGTCCTAACGCTACTAATCTTTATTACCATTTGAAACGGGATTATTCGCTTTATTTGGGGTATAACTACACTTTTTAA
- the rsmH gene encoding 16S rRNA (cytosine(1402)-N(4))-methyltransferase RsmH — MQEIENLHQSVLLQEVLQAFTPLEEGVLIDCTLGLGGHSKALLSQKPHLKLIGIDKDKFAQEIAKERLKAFEGRYNLLSGGFAKRFKEALETHNKEIKGVLVDLGVSSLQLNDDNRGFNFHSHALDMRMDLEDDLNAQKVINSYPVVALEKIFKDYGEIKEYKKIAHKIAERRAKKPFKDAKDLSDFLSSLSKNKKIHPATLVFQAVRIEVNSELEELKEFLQCARNLKGAILCVISFHSLEDALVKNAFKDYAKNCICDSLSFKCTCSNNHALGEILTKKPITPSPEEIKNNRRSRSAKMRVFQFKP, encoded by the coding sequence TTGCAAGAAATAGAAAATCTGCACCAAAGCGTTTTGTTGCAAGAAGTTTTGCAAGCGTTCACGCCTTTAGAAGAAGGGGTTTTGATTGATTGCACTTTAGGGTTAGGGGGGCATTCTAAAGCCCTTTTATCCCAAAAACCGCACCTGAAACTCATTGGCATTGATAAGGATAAGTTCGCTCAAGAAATCGCTAAAGAACGATTAAAAGCCTTTGAAGGGCGTTATAATCTCTTAAGCGGGGGGTTTGCTAAACGCTTTAAAGAAGCCCTAGAAACGCATAACAAGGAGATTAAAGGGGTTTTAGTGGATTTAGGGGTGAGCTCTTTGCAGCTTAATGATGATAACAGAGGGTTTAATTTCCACTCGCACGCTCTGGATATGCGCATGGATTTAGAAGACGATTTGAACGCTCAAAAGGTCATCAACTCTTATCCTGTAGTGGCGTTAGAAAAAATCTTTAAAGACTATGGCGAAATCAAAGAATACAAAAAAATCGCCCACAAAATTGCAGAAAGGCGCGCTAAAAAACCCTTTAAAGACGCTAAGGATTTGAGCGATTTTTTAAGCTCCCTTTCTAAAAATAAAAAAATCCATCCAGCGACTTTAGTGTTTCAAGCCGTTCGCATAGAAGTTAATAGTGAATTAGAAGAATTAAAAGAGTTTTTACAATGCGCTAGAAACCTTAAGGGAGCGATTTTGTGCGTGATTTCTTTCCATTCTTTAGAAGATGCGTTAGTGAAAAACGCTTTTAAAGATTACGCTAAAAATTGCATTTGCGATTCTTTAAGTTTCAAATGCACTTGCTCTAACAATCACGCTTTAGGCGAAATTTTAACCAAAAAGCCCATCACTCCAAGCCCAGAAGAAATTAAAAACAACAGGCGTTCACGAAGCGCTAAAATGAGGGTGTTTCAATTCAAACCATGA
- a CDS encoding SAM hydrolase/SAM-dependent halogenase family protein, which translates to MKKTISALFLSACIGLSSVYADNALILQTDFSLKDGAVSAMKGVAFSVDSNLKIFDLTHEIPPYNIWEGAYRLYQTASYWPKGSVFVSVVDPGVGTKRKSVVLKTKNGQYFVSPDNGTLTLVAQTLGIDSVREIDEKANRLKGSEKSYTFHGRDVYAYTGARLASGAITFEQVGPEIPPKVVEIPYQKAKATKGEVKGNIPILDIQYGNVWSNISDKLLNQAKIKLNDTLCVTIFKGSKKKYEGKMPYVASFGDVLKGQPLVYLNSLLNVSVALNRDNFAQKYQIKSGADWNIDIKKCAK; encoded by the coding sequence ATGAAAAAAACGATTTCAGCGTTGTTTTTATCAGCGTGCATAGGGTTATCGTCTGTTTATGCAGATAACGCTTTGATTTTACAAACGGATTTTAGCCTAAAAGATGGGGCGGTCTCAGCGATGAAAGGCGTTGCTTTCAGCGTTGATTCCAATCTTAAAATCTTTGATTTAACGCACGAAATCCCTCCGTATAACATCTGGGAGGGCGCTTACCGCTTGTATCAGACCGCTAGTTATTGGCCAAAAGGTTCGGTATTTGTGAGCGTAGTTGATCCGGGCGTAGGCACTAAGCGTAAATCGGTGGTATTGAAAACTAAAAACGGCCAGTATTTCGTCTCGCCGGATAACGGCACGCTGACTTTGGTGGCACAAACTTTGGGGATTGATAGCGTGCGTGAAATTGATGAAAAAGCTAACCGCTTGAAAGGTTCTGAAAAATCCTATACTTTCCATGGTCGTGATGTGTATGCTTACACTGGGGCGCGCTTGGCTTCTGGAGCGATCACATTCGAGCAGGTTGGGCCAGAGATTCCCCCAAAAGTCGTTGAAATTCCTTACCAAAAAGCGAAAGCCACAAAAGGGGAGGTGAAGGGTAATATCCCAATTCTTGATATTCAATACGGCAATGTTTGGAGCAATATCAGCGATAAATTACTCAATCAAGCAAAAATCAAACTCAATGACACGCTGTGTGTAACGATTTTTAAAGGTTCCAAGAAAAAATACGAAGGGAAAATGCCGTATGTTGCGAGCTTTGGCGATGTTTTAAAAGGCCAGCCGTTGGTCTATTTAAACAGCTTGTTGAATGTTTCCGTAGCGCTGAATAGGGATAATTTCGCGCAAAAATACCAAATCAAATCCGGTGCTGACTGGAATATTGATATAAAGAAGTGCGCTAAGTAA
- a CDS encoding HD domain-containing protein, which yields MYAAHPIKPLKAPKLKPQFLRRVFVGASIRRWNDQACPLEFVELDKQAHKAMIAYLLAKDSKDRGKDLDLDLLIKFFCFEFLERLVLTDIKPPIFYALQQTHSQELASYVAQSLQDEISAYFSLEELKEYLSHRPQILETQILESAHFYASKWEFDIIYHFNPNMYGVKEIKDKIDKQLHNNEHLFEGLFGEKEDLKKLVSMFGQLRFQKRWSQTPRVPQTSVLGHTLCVALMGYLLSFDLKACKSMRINHFLGGLFHDLPEILTRDIITPIKQSVAGLDNCIKEIEKKEMQNKVYSFVSLGVQEDLKYFTENEFKNRYKDKSHKIIFTKDAEELFMLYNSDEYLGVCGELLKVCDHLSAFLEAQISLSHGISSNDLIKGAQNLLELRSQTELLDLDLGKLFRDFK from the coding sequence ATGTATGCGGCTCATCCTATTAAACCCCTAAAAGCCCCCAAACTCAAACCTCAATTTTTAAGGCGTGTGTTTGTGGGCGCGTCTATTAGGCGCTGGAATGACCAAGCATGCCCTTTGGAATTTGTGGAATTAGACAAACAAGCCCATAAAGCGATGATTGCGTATCTGCTCGCTAAAGATTCAAAAGATAGGGGTAAAGATTTAGATTTAGATCTTTTAATCAAGTTCTTTTGCTTTGAATTTTTGGAGCGCTTGGTTTTAACCGATATTAAACCCCCTATTTTTTACGCCCTCCAACAAACGCACAGCCAAGAATTAGCCTCCTATGTCGCGCAAAGTTTGCAAGATGAAATCAGCGCGTATTTTTCTTTAGAGGAACTCAAAGAGTATTTAAGCCACAGACCCCAAATTTTAGAAACTCAAATTTTAGAGAGTGCGCATTTTTATGCGTCTAAGTGGGAGTTTGATATTATTTATCATTTTAACCCCAACATGTATGGCGTGAAAGAAATTAAAGATAAAATTGACAAGCAACTCCACAATAACGAGCATTTGTTTGAAGGGCTTTTTGGGGAAAAAGAAGATCTGAAAAAATTGGTGAGCATGTTTGGGCAGTTGCGTTTCCAAAAGCGTTGGAGCCAAACTCCAAGAGTGCCGCAAACTAGTGTTTTAGGGCATACCCTATGCGTGGCGCTTATGGGGTATTTATTGAGCTTTGATTTAAAAGCTTGTAAAAGCATGCGGATCAATCATTTTTTGGGCGGGCTTTTCCATGATTTACCCGAGATTTTGACCCGAGACATTATCACGCCCATCAAACAAAGCGTTGCGGGGCTTGATAACTGCATTAAAGAAATTGAAAAAAAGGAAATGCAAAACAAAGTCTATTCTTTTGTTTCTTTGGGCGTTCAAGAAGATTTGAAATATTTCACCGAAAACGAGTTTAAAAACCGCTACAAAGACAAGTCTCACAAAATCATTTTCACTAAAGACGCTGAAGAATTGTTTATGCTTTATAACAGCGATGAATATCTTGGGGTTTGTGGGGAGCTTTTGAAGGTGTGCGATCATTTGAGCGCGTTTTTAGAAGCCCAAATCTCTCTTTCTCATGGCATTTCCAGTAACGATTTGATTAAAGGGGCTCAAAACCTTTTAGAATTGCGATCCCAAACAGAACTGCTTGATTTGGATTTAGGGAAATTGTTTAGGGATTTTAAGTGA
- a CDS encoding RNA polymerase factor sigma-54 — protein sequence MAVLRANLSPKNKLNATLKGWLPILQSELEDLEEVLKQNALDNPLIKIENKRIKNFSDRFSAKNSSDHLENFAIASKSLFETLEAQIIPPLFPTETSQKIAMDIINGLDSEGYFEENIEERARILGVESEVYEKVRQRFSYLNPAGIGTRDVKESFLFQLEGRELDNNELYEEARKIILNLEKHHEFSKDFYYEKALKILKSFKNPPAIEFLEKEIEVIPELFILEVDNEIIVRLNDESYPTISLEENRFKDSAYLKEKLKEAKDLIDALNLRKATIYKIGLMLLEYQYDFFKGKELRPLKLLDLANEFNHSVSTISRAISNKYLACERGVFPIKHFFSTALDNSETSNAVIKDYLLELIKNEDKKEPLSDAKILELIEEKFHLKMVRRTITKYRQLLNIASSSERKKLYLMRA from the coding sequence ATGGCGGTTTTACGCGCAAACCTTAGCCCTAAAAACAAATTAAACGCTACCTTAAAAGGGTGGCTCCCCATTTTACAAAGCGAGCTTGAAGACTTAGAAGAAGTGTTGAAACAAAACGCCCTGGATAACCCCTTAATCAAAATTGAAAACAAACGCATCAAAAATTTTAGCGATCGCTTTAGCGCTAAAAATAGCAGCGATCATTTAGAAAATTTCGCAATCGCATCTAAAAGCCTTTTTGAAACCTTAGAAGCTCAAATCATTCCCCCCCTCTTTCCCACTGAAACCTCTCAAAAAATCGCTATGGATATTATCAACGGGCTGGATAGTGAAGGGTATTTTGAAGAAAACATTGAAGAAAGGGCTAGAATTTTAGGGGTAGAGAGCGAAGTTTATGAAAAAGTGCGCCAGCGTTTTAGTTACCTTAATCCCGCTGGCATTGGCACTAGAGATGTGAAAGAGAGCTTTTTATTCCAGCTAGAGGGTAGGGAATTAGACAATAACGAGCTTTATGAAGAAGCGCGAAAAATCATTTTGAATTTAGAAAAACACCACGAATTTTCTAAAGATTTTTATTATGAAAAGGCTTTAAAGATTTTAAAATCCTTTAAAAACCCCCCAGCCATTGAATTTTTAGAAAAAGAAATAGAAGTCATTCCGGAGCTTTTTATTCTAGAAGTGGATAATGAAATCATCGTGCGTTTGAATGATGAGAGCTACCCAACGATCAGTTTAGAAGAAAATCGCTTTAAAGATAGCGCTTATTTAAAAGAAAAATTAAAAGAGGCTAAAGATTTGATTGATGCGTTGAATTTGAGAAAAGCCACGATTTATAAAATCGGTCTCATGCTTTTAGAGTATCAATACGATTTTTTTAAGGGTAAGGAATTGCGCCCTTTAAAATTATTGGATTTAGCCAATGAGTTTAACCACTCTGTAAGCACGATTTCAAGGGCCATTTCTAATAAATATTTGGCATGCGAAAGGGGGGTTTTCCCTATTAAGCATTTCTTTAGCACCGCCTTAGACAATAGCGAGACTTCAAACGCTGTGATTAAAGACTACCTTTTAGAATTGATCAAAAACGAAGACAAAAAAGAGCCTTTGAGCGACGCTAAGATTTTAGAACTCATTGAAGAAAAATTCCATTTGAAAATGGTAAGAAGAACGATCACCAAATACCGCCAACTGCTCAACATCGCTTCTTCAAGCGAAAGGAAAAAGCTCTATTTGATGCGCGCTTGA
- the lptB gene encoding LPS export ABC transporter ATP-binding protein has product MDILKAEHLNKQIKKTKIVSDVSLEVKSGEVVGLLGPNGAGKTTTFYMICGLLEPSGGSVYLNDVDLAKYPLHKRSNLGIGYLPQESSIFKELSVEDNLALAGESTFKNSKESEEKMESLLDAFNIQAIRERKGMSLSGGERRRVEIARALMKNPKFVLLDEPFAGVDPIAVIDIQKIIESLIGLNIGVLITDHNVRETLSVCHRAYVIKSGTLLASGNANEIYENALVRKYYLGENFKV; this is encoded by the coding sequence ATGGATATTTTAAAAGCAGAGCATTTAAACAAACAGATTAAAAAAACCAAAATCGTTTCAGATGTTTCTTTAGAAGTGAAAAGCGGCGAGGTGGTGGGGCTTTTAGGGCCTAATGGAGCGGGTAAAACCACCACCTTTTATATGATATGCGGGCTTTTAGAGCCTAGTGGGGGGAGCGTTTATTTAAACGATGTGGATTTAGCTAAATACCCCTTACACAAGCGCTCTAACTTAGGCATAGGCTACTTGCCCCAAGAATCCAGCATTTTTAAAGAATTGAGCGTGGAAGATAATCTAGCCCTAGCAGGGGAGAGCACTTTTAAAAACTCTAAAGAAAGCGAAGAAAAAATGGAAAGCTTGCTAGACGCTTTCAATATCCAAGCCATAAGAGAGCGCAAGGGCATGAGCTTGAGTGGGGGAGAAAGAAGGCGCGTAGAAATCGCTAGGGCTTTAATGAAAAACCCTAAATTCGTGCTATTAGATGAGCCTTTTGCGGGCGTGGATCCGATTGCGGTGATTGACATTCAAAAAATCATTGAAAGCCTGATTGGATTAAACATCGGCGTGTTGATTACCGATCACAATGTGCGAGAGACTTTGAGCGTGTGCCACAGGGCGTATGTGATTAAAAGCGGCACGCTTTTAGCGAGCGGGAACGCTAATGAAATTTATGAAAACGCTTTGGTGCGTAAGTATTATTTAGGGGAAAATTTTAAGGTATAG
- the tsaE gene encoding tRNA (adenosine(37)-N6)-threonylcarbamoyltransferase complex ATPase subunit type 1 TsaE gives MRAHLDELDKVAAAILKDDFKGVVLLKGVVGSGKTTLVQACLKHLGLDIQATSPTFSLMHAYSESVFHYDFYMRDLEACLELGMLECLLEKGIHFVEWGDEKLEKILKKYDLAIKVVEIKTELTSRFYTIKIA, from the coding sequence ATGAGAGCGCATTTAGACGAGTTAGACAAAGTGGCTGCTGCAATTTTAAAAGATGATTTTAAGGGGGTGGTGCTTTTAAAGGGCGTTGTGGGGAGCGGTAAAACGACTTTGGTTCAAGCGTGCTTGAAACATTTGGGTTTAGACATTCAAGCGACTTCGCCCACCTTTAGCCTGATGCATGCTTATAGCGAGAGCGTGTTCCATTATGATTTTTACATGCGCGATTTAGAGGCTTGCTTGGAGCTTGGCATGTTAGAGTGCTTGTTGGAAAAGGGGATCCATTTTGTGGAATGGGGCGATGAAAAATTAGAAAAAATTTTAAAAAAATACGATTTAGCTATTAAGGTTGTGGAAATTAAAACCGAATTAACCAGCCGTTTTTATACAATAAAGATCGCTTAA